Proteins encoded by one window of Camelus dromedarius isolate mCamDro1 chromosome 27, mCamDro1.pat, whole genome shotgun sequence:
- the FCER2 gene encoding low affinity immunoglobulin epsilon Fc receptor isoform X4: MEESSFSDFSKFTRRRRCCRKGIQLALVGLVTAALWAGLLTLLLLWHWDTLRNLKQLEENAARNVTQVSKDLERHKGDEMAQKSQAAQMLQNMERIQAEQKRMESQEFELFQNLDGLRADLSNLKSLNMNERRMALESLERLQEEIQKLWVELRESNDSRGEDALGHSPPGGLPDPARGPEGGHPCSSGDTGDHGVFPRGGTDGGNAAQAPGEMLPPTLPMVPMLPTTVPATMPTTAPATVPTTVPTTAPTTVPAMVPTTAPATVPTTVPTTAPTTVPATVPTMTPAMVPTTVPATVPTTAPATVPTTVLTTAPATVPTMVPATAPTTAAPLSLSSTPGSTCNTCPEKWVSFQRKCYYFGEGAKKWIQARFACSNLHGRLVSIHSQEEQDFLTKHANKRGSWIGLRDLDIEGEFIWMDKKPLNYSNWQPGEPNDAGQGENCVMMQVSGQWNDAFCNNRLDGWVCDRLATC, from the exons ATGGAGGAAAGTTCATTCTCAG ACTTCTCAAAATTTACCAGAAGGCGGCGGTGCTGTAGGAAGGGGATACAGCTGGCGCTGGTGGGGCTGGTGACTGCAGCTCTGTGGGCCGGGCTGCTGACTCTGCTTCTCCTGTGGC attGGGACACTCTACGAAATCTGAAACAGCTGGAAGAGAATGCTGCCCGGAACG TCACTCAGGTCTCCAAGGACTTGGAAAGACACAAGGGTGACGAGATGGCTCAGAAATCCCAGG CTGCCCAGATGTTGCAGAATATGGAGAGGATCCAAGCTGAACAGAAGAGAATGGAATCTCAGG agttTGAGCTCTTCCAGAACCTGGATGGTCTTCGTGCTGATCTGAGCAACCTGAAATCTCTGA ATATGAACGAGAGACGCATGGCCTTGGAGTCCCTGGAAAGACTGCAGGAGGAGATACAGAAGCTGTGGGTAGAGCTGCGCGAGTCCAACG ACAGCCGTGGGGAGGACGCCCTTGGCCACAGCCCTCCCGGAGGATTGCCCGACCCAGCCAGGGGGCCGGAGGGGGGTCACCCCTGCAGCAGTGGGGACACTGGGGACCACGGCGTCTTCCCCAGGGGTGGCACTGATGGAGGCAATGCTG CCCAGGCCCCCGGAGAGATGCTGCCACCCACCCTGCCCATGGTACCCATGCTGCCCACCACGGTGCCCGCCACGATGCCCACCACGGCCCCTGCCACGGTGCCCACCACAGTGCCGACCACGGCCCCCACCACAGTGCCCGCCATGGTGCCCACCACAGCCCCTGCCACGGTGCCCACCACAGTGCCGACCACGGCCCCCACCACAGTGCCTGCCACGGTGCCCACCATGACCCCTGCCATGGTGCCCACCACAGTGCCCGCCACGGTGCCCACCACGGCCCCTGCCACGGTGCCCACCACAGTGCTGACCACGGCCCCCGCCACAGTGCCCACCATGGTACCTGCCACAGCGCCCACCACAGCCGCCCCCCTcagcctctcctccaccccaggcTCCACGTGCAACACGTGCCCTGAGAAGTGGGTCAGTTTCCAAAGGAAGTGTTACTACTTCGGCGAGGGCGCCAAGAAATGGATCCAGGCCCGCTTTGCCTGCAGCAACTTGCACGGGCGGCTGGTCAGCATCCACAgccaggaggagcag GACTTCCTGACCAAACATGCTAACAAGAGGGGCTCCTGGATTGGCCTCCGGGACCTGGACATTGAGGGGGAGTTCATCTGGATGGACAAGAAACCCCTGAACTATAg CAACTGGCAGCCAGGGGAGCCCAACGACGCGGGGCAGGGCGAGAACTGCGTGATGATGCAGGTCTCTGGGCAGTGGAACGATGCCTTCTGCAACAACCGGCTGGACGGCTGGGTGTGCGACCGGCTGGCCACATGCTGA
- the FCER2 gene encoding low affinity immunoglobulin epsilon Fc receptor isoform X3 translates to MEESSFSADFSKFTRRRRCCRKGIQLALVGLVTAALWAGLLTLLLLWHWDTLRNLKQLEENAARNVTQVSKDLERHKGDEMAQKSQAAQMLQNMERIQAEQKRMESQEFELFQNLDGLRADLSNLKSLNMNERRMALESLERLQEEIQKLWVELRESNDSRGEDALGHSPPGGLPDPARGPEGGHPCSSGDTGDHGVFPRGGTDGGNAAQAPGEMLPPTLPMVPMLPTTVPATMPTTAPATVPTTVPTTAPTTVPAMVPTTAPATVPTTVPTTAPTTVPATVPTMTPAMVPTTVPATVPTTAPATVPTTVLTTAPATVPTMVPATAPTTAAPLSLSSTPGSTCNTCPEKWVSFQRKCYYFGEGAKKWIQARFACSNLHGRLVSIHSQEEQDFLTKHANKRGSWIGLRDLDIEGEFIWMDKKPLNYSNWQPGEPNDAGQGENCVMMQVSGQWNDAFCNNRLDGWVCDRLATC, encoded by the exons ATGGAGGAAAGTTCATTCTCAG CAGACTTCTCAAAATTTACCAGAAGGCGGCGGTGCTGTAGGAAGGGGATACAGCTGGCGCTGGTGGGGCTGGTGACTGCAGCTCTGTGGGCCGGGCTGCTGACTCTGCTTCTCCTGTGGC attGGGACACTCTACGAAATCTGAAACAGCTGGAAGAGAATGCTGCCCGGAACG TCACTCAGGTCTCCAAGGACTTGGAAAGACACAAGGGTGACGAGATGGCTCAGAAATCCCAGG CTGCCCAGATGTTGCAGAATATGGAGAGGATCCAAGCTGAACAGAAGAGAATGGAATCTCAGG agttTGAGCTCTTCCAGAACCTGGATGGTCTTCGTGCTGATCTGAGCAACCTGAAATCTCTGA ATATGAACGAGAGACGCATGGCCTTGGAGTCCCTGGAAAGACTGCAGGAGGAGATACAGAAGCTGTGGGTAGAGCTGCGCGAGTCCAACG ACAGCCGTGGGGAGGACGCCCTTGGCCACAGCCCTCCCGGAGGATTGCCCGACCCAGCCAGGGGGCCGGAGGGGGGTCACCCCTGCAGCAGTGGGGACACTGGGGACCACGGCGTCTTCCCCAGGGGTGGCACTGATGGAGGCAATGCTG CCCAGGCCCCCGGAGAGATGCTGCCACCCACCCTGCCCATGGTACCCATGCTGCCCACCACGGTGCCCGCCACGATGCCCACCACGGCCCCTGCCACGGTGCCCACCACAGTGCCGACCACGGCCCCCACCACAGTGCCCGCCATGGTGCCCACCACAGCCCCTGCCACGGTGCCCACCACAGTGCCGACCACGGCCCCCACCACAGTGCCTGCCACGGTGCCCACCATGACCCCTGCCATGGTGCCCACCACAGTGCCCGCCACGGTGCCCACCACGGCCCCTGCCACGGTGCCCACCACAGTGCTGACCACGGCCCCCGCCACAGTGCCCACCATGGTACCTGCCACAGCGCCCACCACAGCCGCCCCCCTcagcctctcctccaccccaggcTCCACGTGCAACACGTGCCCTGAGAAGTGGGTCAGTTTCCAAAGGAAGTGTTACTACTTCGGCGAGGGCGCCAAGAAATGGATCCAGGCCCGCTTTGCCTGCAGCAACTTGCACGGGCGGCTGGTCAGCATCCACAgccaggaggagcag GACTTCCTGACCAAACATGCTAACAAGAGGGGCTCCTGGATTGGCCTCCGGGACCTGGACATTGAGGGGGAGTTCATCTGGATGGACAAGAAACCCCTGAACTATAg CAACTGGCAGCCAGGGGAGCCCAACGACGCGGGGCAGGGCGAGAACTGCGTGATGATGCAGGTCTCTGGGCAGTGGAACGATGCCTTCTGCAACAACCGGCTGGACGGCTGGGTGTGCGACCGGCTGGCCACATGCTGA
- the FCER2 gene encoding low affinity immunoglobulin epsilon Fc receptor isoform X2, giving the protein MTPHGQAEGRGPGPALRHQDFSKFTRRRRCCRKGIQLALVGLVTAALWAGLLTLLLLWHWDTLRNLKQLEENAARNVTQVSKDLERHKGDEMAQKSQAAQMLQNMERIQAEQKRMESQEFELFQNLDGLRADLSNLKSLNMNERRMALESLERLQEEIQKLWVELRESNDSRGEDALGHSPPGGLPDPARGPEGGHPCSSGDTGDHGVFPRGGTDGGNAAQAPGEMLPPTLPMVPMLPTTVPATMPTTAPATVPTTVPTTAPTTVPAMVPTTAPATVPTTVPTTAPTTVPATVPTMTPAMVPTTVPATVPTTAPATVPTTVLTTAPATVPTMVPATAPTTAAPLSLSSTPGSTCNTCPEKWVSFQRKCYYFGEGAKKWIQARFACSNLHGRLVSIHSQEEQDFLTKHANKRGSWIGLRDLDIEGEFIWMDKKPLNYSNWQPGEPNDAGQGENCVMMQVSGQWNDAFCNNRLDGWVCDRLATC; this is encoded by the exons ATGACTCCTCACGgccaggctgaggggagggggcccgGGCCCGCACTGAGGCATCAAG ACTTCTCAAAATTTACCAGAAGGCGGCGGTGCTGTAGGAAGGGGATACAGCTGGCGCTGGTGGGGCTGGTGACTGCAGCTCTGTGGGCCGGGCTGCTGACTCTGCTTCTCCTGTGGC attGGGACACTCTACGAAATCTGAAACAGCTGGAAGAGAATGCTGCCCGGAACG TCACTCAGGTCTCCAAGGACTTGGAAAGACACAAGGGTGACGAGATGGCTCAGAAATCCCAGG CTGCCCAGATGTTGCAGAATATGGAGAGGATCCAAGCTGAACAGAAGAGAATGGAATCTCAGG agttTGAGCTCTTCCAGAACCTGGATGGTCTTCGTGCTGATCTGAGCAACCTGAAATCTCTGA ATATGAACGAGAGACGCATGGCCTTGGAGTCCCTGGAAAGACTGCAGGAGGAGATACAGAAGCTGTGGGTAGAGCTGCGCGAGTCCAACG ACAGCCGTGGGGAGGACGCCCTTGGCCACAGCCCTCCCGGAGGATTGCCCGACCCAGCCAGGGGGCCGGAGGGGGGTCACCCCTGCAGCAGTGGGGACACTGGGGACCACGGCGTCTTCCCCAGGGGTGGCACTGATGGAGGCAATGCTG CCCAGGCCCCCGGAGAGATGCTGCCACCCACCCTGCCCATGGTACCCATGCTGCCCACCACGGTGCCCGCCACGATGCCCACCACGGCCCCTGCCACGGTGCCCACCACAGTGCCGACCACGGCCCCCACCACAGTGCCCGCCATGGTGCCCACCACAGCCCCTGCCACGGTGCCCACCACAGTGCCGACCACGGCCCCCACCACAGTGCCTGCCACGGTGCCCACCATGACCCCTGCCATGGTGCCCACCACAGTGCCCGCCACGGTGCCCACCACGGCCCCTGCCACGGTGCCCACCACAGTGCTGACCACGGCCCCCGCCACAGTGCCCACCATGGTACCTGCCACAGCGCCCACCACAGCCGCCCCCCTcagcctctcctccaccccaggcTCCACGTGCAACACGTGCCCTGAGAAGTGGGTCAGTTTCCAAAGGAAGTGTTACTACTTCGGCGAGGGCGCCAAGAAATGGATCCAGGCCCGCTTTGCCTGCAGCAACTTGCACGGGCGGCTGGTCAGCATCCACAgccaggaggagcag GACTTCCTGACCAAACATGCTAACAAGAGGGGCTCCTGGATTGGCCTCCGGGACCTGGACATTGAGGGGGAGTTCATCTGGATGGACAAGAAACCCCTGAACTATAg CAACTGGCAGCCAGGGGAGCCCAACGACGCGGGGCAGGGCGAGAACTGCGTGATGATGCAGGTCTCTGGGCAGTGGAACGATGCCTTCTGCAACAACCGGCTGGACGGCTGGGTGTGCGACCGGCTGGCCACATGCTGA
- the FCER2 gene encoding low affinity immunoglobulin epsilon Fc receptor isoform X8 → MEESSFSDFSKFTRRRRCCRKGIQLALVGLVTAALWAGLLTLLLLWHWDTLRNLKQLEENAARNVTQVSKDLERHKGDEMAQKSQAAQMLQNMERIQAEQKRMESQEFELFQNLDGLRADLSNLKSLNMNERRMALESLERLQEEIQKLWVELRESNGSTCNTCPEKWVSFQRKCYYFGEGAKKWIQARFACSNLHGRLVSIHSQEEQDFLTKHANKRGSWIGLRDLDIEGEFIWMDKKPLNYSNWQPGEPNDAGQGENCVMMQVSGQWNDAFCNNRLDGWVCDRLATC, encoded by the exons ATGGAGGAAAGTTCATTCTCAG ACTTCTCAAAATTTACCAGAAGGCGGCGGTGCTGTAGGAAGGGGATACAGCTGGCGCTGGTGGGGCTGGTGACTGCAGCTCTGTGGGCCGGGCTGCTGACTCTGCTTCTCCTGTGGC attGGGACACTCTACGAAATCTGAAACAGCTGGAAGAGAATGCTGCCCGGAACG TCACTCAGGTCTCCAAGGACTTGGAAAGACACAAGGGTGACGAGATGGCTCAGAAATCCCAGG CTGCCCAGATGTTGCAGAATATGGAGAGGATCCAAGCTGAACAGAAGAGAATGGAATCTCAGG agttTGAGCTCTTCCAGAACCTGGATGGTCTTCGTGCTGATCTGAGCAACCTGAAATCTCTGA ATATGAACGAGAGACGCATGGCCTTGGAGTCCCTGGAAAGACTGCAGGAGGAGATACAGAAGCTGTGGGTAGAGCTGCGCGAGTCCAACG gcTCCACGTGCAACACGTGCCCTGAGAAGTGGGTCAGTTTCCAAAGGAAGTGTTACTACTTCGGCGAGGGCGCCAAGAAATGGATCCAGGCCCGCTTTGCCTGCAGCAACTTGCACGGGCGGCTGGTCAGCATCCACAgccaggaggagcag GACTTCCTGACCAAACATGCTAACAAGAGGGGCTCCTGGATTGGCCTCCGGGACCTGGACATTGAGGGGGAGTTCATCTGGATGGACAAGAAACCCCTGAACTATAg CAACTGGCAGCCAGGGGAGCCCAACGACGCGGGGCAGGGCGAGAACTGCGTGATGATGCAGGTCTCTGGGCAGTGGAACGATGCCTTCTGCAACAACCGGCTGGACGGCTGGGTGTGCGACCGGCTGGCCACATGCTGA
- the FCER2 gene encoding low affinity immunoglobulin epsilon Fc receptor isoform X6 translates to MEESSFSDFSKFTRRRRCCRKGIQLALVGLVTAALWAGLLTLLLLWHWDTLRNLKQLEENAARNVTQVSKDLERHKGDEMAQKSQAAQMLQNMERIQAEQKRMESQEFELFQNLDGLRADLSNLKSLNMNERRMALESLERLQEEIQKLWVELRESNAQAPGEMLPPTLPMVPMLPTTVPATMPTTAPATVPTTVPTTAPTTVPAMVPTTAPATVPTTVPTTAPTTVPATVPTMTPAMVPTTVPATVPTTAPATVPTTVLTTAPATVPTMVPATAPTTAAPLSLSSTPGSTCNTCPEKWVSFQRKCYYFGEGAKKWIQARFACSNLHGRLVSIHSQEEQDFLTKHANKRGSWIGLRDLDIEGEFIWMDKKPLNYSNWQPGEPNDAGQGENCVMMQVSGQWNDAFCNNRLDGWVCDRLATC, encoded by the exons ATGGAGGAAAGTTCATTCTCAG ACTTCTCAAAATTTACCAGAAGGCGGCGGTGCTGTAGGAAGGGGATACAGCTGGCGCTGGTGGGGCTGGTGACTGCAGCTCTGTGGGCCGGGCTGCTGACTCTGCTTCTCCTGTGGC attGGGACACTCTACGAAATCTGAAACAGCTGGAAGAGAATGCTGCCCGGAACG TCACTCAGGTCTCCAAGGACTTGGAAAGACACAAGGGTGACGAGATGGCTCAGAAATCCCAGG CTGCCCAGATGTTGCAGAATATGGAGAGGATCCAAGCTGAACAGAAGAGAATGGAATCTCAGG agttTGAGCTCTTCCAGAACCTGGATGGTCTTCGTGCTGATCTGAGCAACCTGAAATCTCTGA ATATGAACGAGAGACGCATGGCCTTGGAGTCCCTGGAAAGACTGCAGGAGGAGATACAGAAGCTGTGGGTAGAGCTGCGCGAGTCCAACG CCCAGGCCCCCGGAGAGATGCTGCCACCCACCCTGCCCATGGTACCCATGCTGCCCACCACGGTGCCCGCCACGATGCCCACCACGGCCCCTGCCACGGTGCCCACCACAGTGCCGACCACGGCCCCCACCACAGTGCCCGCCATGGTGCCCACCACAGCCCCTGCCACGGTGCCCACCACAGTGCCGACCACGGCCCCCACCACAGTGCCTGCCACGGTGCCCACCATGACCCCTGCCATGGTGCCCACCACAGTGCCCGCCACGGTGCCCACCACGGCCCCTGCCACGGTGCCCACCACAGTGCTGACCACGGCCCCCGCCACAGTGCCCACCATGGTACCTGCCACAGCGCCCACCACAGCCGCCCCCCTcagcctctcctccaccccaggcTCCACGTGCAACACGTGCCCTGAGAAGTGGGTCAGTTTCCAAAGGAAGTGTTACTACTTCGGCGAGGGCGCCAAGAAATGGATCCAGGCCCGCTTTGCCTGCAGCAACTTGCACGGGCGGCTGGTCAGCATCCACAgccaggaggagcag GACTTCCTGACCAAACATGCTAACAAGAGGGGCTCCTGGATTGGCCTCCGGGACCTGGACATTGAGGGGGAGTTCATCTGGATGGACAAGAAACCCCTGAACTATAg CAACTGGCAGCCAGGGGAGCCCAACGACGCGGGGCAGGGCGAGAACTGCGTGATGATGCAGGTCTCTGGGCAGTGGAACGATGCCTTCTGCAACAACCGGCTGGACGGCTGGGTGTGCGACCGGCTGGCCACATGCTGA
- the FCER2 gene encoding low affinity immunoglobulin epsilon Fc receptor isoform X1 produces the protein MTPHGQAEGRGPGPALRHQADFSKFTRRRRCCRKGIQLALVGLVTAALWAGLLTLLLLWHWDTLRNLKQLEENAARNVTQVSKDLERHKGDEMAQKSQAAQMLQNMERIQAEQKRMESQEFELFQNLDGLRADLSNLKSLNMNERRMALESLERLQEEIQKLWVELRESNDSRGEDALGHSPPGGLPDPARGPEGGHPCSSGDTGDHGVFPRGGTDGGNAAQAPGEMLPPTLPMVPMLPTTVPATMPTTAPATVPTTVPTTAPTTVPAMVPTTAPATVPTTVPTTAPTTVPATVPTMTPAMVPTTVPATVPTTAPATVPTTVLTTAPATVPTMVPATAPTTAAPLSLSSTPGSTCNTCPEKWVSFQRKCYYFGEGAKKWIQARFACSNLHGRLVSIHSQEEQDFLTKHANKRGSWIGLRDLDIEGEFIWMDKKPLNYSNWQPGEPNDAGQGENCVMMQVSGQWNDAFCNNRLDGWVCDRLATC, from the exons ATGACTCCTCACGgccaggctgaggggagggggcccgGGCCCGCACTGAGGCATCAAG CAGACTTCTCAAAATTTACCAGAAGGCGGCGGTGCTGTAGGAAGGGGATACAGCTGGCGCTGGTGGGGCTGGTGACTGCAGCTCTGTGGGCCGGGCTGCTGACTCTGCTTCTCCTGTGGC attGGGACACTCTACGAAATCTGAAACAGCTGGAAGAGAATGCTGCCCGGAACG TCACTCAGGTCTCCAAGGACTTGGAAAGACACAAGGGTGACGAGATGGCTCAGAAATCCCAGG CTGCCCAGATGTTGCAGAATATGGAGAGGATCCAAGCTGAACAGAAGAGAATGGAATCTCAGG agttTGAGCTCTTCCAGAACCTGGATGGTCTTCGTGCTGATCTGAGCAACCTGAAATCTCTGA ATATGAACGAGAGACGCATGGCCTTGGAGTCCCTGGAAAGACTGCAGGAGGAGATACAGAAGCTGTGGGTAGAGCTGCGCGAGTCCAACG ACAGCCGTGGGGAGGACGCCCTTGGCCACAGCCCTCCCGGAGGATTGCCCGACCCAGCCAGGGGGCCGGAGGGGGGTCACCCCTGCAGCAGTGGGGACACTGGGGACCACGGCGTCTTCCCCAGGGGTGGCACTGATGGAGGCAATGCTG CCCAGGCCCCCGGAGAGATGCTGCCACCCACCCTGCCCATGGTACCCATGCTGCCCACCACGGTGCCCGCCACGATGCCCACCACGGCCCCTGCCACGGTGCCCACCACAGTGCCGACCACGGCCCCCACCACAGTGCCCGCCATGGTGCCCACCACAGCCCCTGCCACGGTGCCCACCACAGTGCCGACCACGGCCCCCACCACAGTGCCTGCCACGGTGCCCACCATGACCCCTGCCATGGTGCCCACCACAGTGCCCGCCACGGTGCCCACCACGGCCCCTGCCACGGTGCCCACCACAGTGCTGACCACGGCCCCCGCCACAGTGCCCACCATGGTACCTGCCACAGCGCCCACCACAGCCGCCCCCCTcagcctctcctccaccccaggcTCCACGTGCAACACGTGCCCTGAGAAGTGGGTCAGTTTCCAAAGGAAGTGTTACTACTTCGGCGAGGGCGCCAAGAAATGGATCCAGGCCCGCTTTGCCTGCAGCAACTTGCACGGGCGGCTGGTCAGCATCCACAgccaggaggagcag GACTTCCTGACCAAACATGCTAACAAGAGGGGCTCCTGGATTGGCCTCCGGGACCTGGACATTGAGGGGGAGTTCATCTGGATGGACAAGAAACCCCTGAACTATAg CAACTGGCAGCCAGGGGAGCCCAACGACGCGGGGCAGGGCGAGAACTGCGTGATGATGCAGGTCTCTGGGCAGTGGAACGATGCCTTCTGCAACAACCGGCTGGACGGCTGGGTGTGCGACCGGCTGGCCACATGCTGA
- the FCER2 gene encoding low affinity immunoglobulin epsilon Fc receptor isoform X5 — protein sequence MTPHGQAEGRGPGPALRHQADFSKFTRRRRCCRKGIQLALVGLVTAALWAGLLTLLLLWHWDTLRNLKQLEENAARNVTQVSKDLERHKGDEMAQKSQAAQMLQNMERIQAEQKRMESQEFELFQNLDGLRADLSNLKSLNMNERRMALESLERLQEEIQKLWVELRESNAQAPGEMLPPTLPMVPMLPTTVPATMPTTAPATVPTTVPTTAPTTVPAMVPTTAPATVPTTVPTTAPTTVPATVPTMTPAMVPTTVPATVPTTAPATVPTTVLTTAPATVPTMVPATAPTTAAPLSLSSTPGSTCNTCPEKWVSFQRKCYYFGEGAKKWIQARFACSNLHGRLVSIHSQEEQDFLTKHANKRGSWIGLRDLDIEGEFIWMDKKPLNYSNWQPGEPNDAGQGENCVMMQVSGQWNDAFCNNRLDGWVCDRLATC from the exons ATGACTCCTCACGgccaggctgaggggagggggcccgGGCCCGCACTGAGGCATCAAG CAGACTTCTCAAAATTTACCAGAAGGCGGCGGTGCTGTAGGAAGGGGATACAGCTGGCGCTGGTGGGGCTGGTGACTGCAGCTCTGTGGGCCGGGCTGCTGACTCTGCTTCTCCTGTGGC attGGGACACTCTACGAAATCTGAAACAGCTGGAAGAGAATGCTGCCCGGAACG TCACTCAGGTCTCCAAGGACTTGGAAAGACACAAGGGTGACGAGATGGCTCAGAAATCCCAGG CTGCCCAGATGTTGCAGAATATGGAGAGGATCCAAGCTGAACAGAAGAGAATGGAATCTCAGG agttTGAGCTCTTCCAGAACCTGGATGGTCTTCGTGCTGATCTGAGCAACCTGAAATCTCTGA ATATGAACGAGAGACGCATGGCCTTGGAGTCCCTGGAAAGACTGCAGGAGGAGATACAGAAGCTGTGGGTAGAGCTGCGCGAGTCCAACG CCCAGGCCCCCGGAGAGATGCTGCCACCCACCCTGCCCATGGTACCCATGCTGCCCACCACGGTGCCCGCCACGATGCCCACCACGGCCCCTGCCACGGTGCCCACCACAGTGCCGACCACGGCCCCCACCACAGTGCCCGCCATGGTGCCCACCACAGCCCCTGCCACGGTGCCCACCACAGTGCCGACCACGGCCCCCACCACAGTGCCTGCCACGGTGCCCACCATGACCCCTGCCATGGTGCCCACCACAGTGCCCGCCACGGTGCCCACCACGGCCCCTGCCACGGTGCCCACCACAGTGCTGACCACGGCCCCCGCCACAGTGCCCACCATGGTACCTGCCACAGCGCCCACCACAGCCGCCCCCCTcagcctctcctccaccccaggcTCCACGTGCAACACGTGCCCTGAGAAGTGGGTCAGTTTCCAAAGGAAGTGTTACTACTTCGGCGAGGGCGCCAAGAAATGGATCCAGGCCCGCTTTGCCTGCAGCAACTTGCACGGGCGGCTGGTCAGCATCCACAgccaggaggagcag GACTTCCTGACCAAACATGCTAACAAGAGGGGCTCCTGGATTGGCCTCCGGGACCTGGACATTGAGGGGGAGTTCATCTGGATGGACAAGAAACCCCTGAACTATAg CAACTGGCAGCCAGGGGAGCCCAACGACGCGGGGCAGGGCGAGAACTGCGTGATGATGCAGGTCTCTGGGCAGTGGAACGATGCCTTCTGCAACAACCGGCTGGACGGCTGGGTGTGCGACCGGCTGGCCACATGCTGA
- the FCER2 gene encoding low affinity immunoglobulin epsilon Fc receptor isoform X7, with protein MTPHGQAEGRGPGPALRHQADFSKFTRRRRCCRKGIQLALVGLVTAALWAGLLTLLLLWHWDTLRNLKQLEENAARNVTQVSKDLERHKGDEMAQKSQAAQMLQNMERIQAEQKRMESQEFELFQNLDGLRADLSNLKSLNMNERRMALESLERLQEEIQKLWVELRESNGSTCNTCPEKWVSFQRKCYYFGEGAKKWIQARFACSNLHGRLVSIHSQEEQDFLTKHANKRGSWIGLRDLDIEGEFIWMDKKPLNYSNWQPGEPNDAGQGENCVMMQVSGQWNDAFCNNRLDGWVCDRLATC; from the exons ATGACTCCTCACGgccaggctgaggggagggggcccgGGCCCGCACTGAGGCATCAAG CAGACTTCTCAAAATTTACCAGAAGGCGGCGGTGCTGTAGGAAGGGGATACAGCTGGCGCTGGTGGGGCTGGTGACTGCAGCTCTGTGGGCCGGGCTGCTGACTCTGCTTCTCCTGTGGC attGGGACACTCTACGAAATCTGAAACAGCTGGAAGAGAATGCTGCCCGGAACG TCACTCAGGTCTCCAAGGACTTGGAAAGACACAAGGGTGACGAGATGGCTCAGAAATCCCAGG CTGCCCAGATGTTGCAGAATATGGAGAGGATCCAAGCTGAACAGAAGAGAATGGAATCTCAGG agttTGAGCTCTTCCAGAACCTGGATGGTCTTCGTGCTGATCTGAGCAACCTGAAATCTCTGA ATATGAACGAGAGACGCATGGCCTTGGAGTCCCTGGAAAGACTGCAGGAGGAGATACAGAAGCTGTGGGTAGAGCTGCGCGAGTCCAACG gcTCCACGTGCAACACGTGCCCTGAGAAGTGGGTCAGTTTCCAAAGGAAGTGTTACTACTTCGGCGAGGGCGCCAAGAAATGGATCCAGGCCCGCTTTGCCTGCAGCAACTTGCACGGGCGGCTGGTCAGCATCCACAgccaggaggagcag GACTTCCTGACCAAACATGCTAACAAGAGGGGCTCCTGGATTGGCCTCCGGGACCTGGACATTGAGGGGGAGTTCATCTGGATGGACAAGAAACCCCTGAACTATAg CAACTGGCAGCCAGGGGAGCCCAACGACGCGGGGCAGGGCGAGAACTGCGTGATGATGCAGGTCTCTGGGCAGTGGAACGATGCCTTCTGCAACAACCGGCTGGACGGCTGGGTGTGCGACCGGCTGGCCACATGCTGA